GCTGCCCGGAACGACGCGATTCACCAGGATCCCCTTTTCGCCCTTCGCTCCGAACGCGTCCGCCAGATCCGGGGGGAGGACCTGGATCCCCAGGCCAAGCCACCCTCGCCGAACCGTCCCATGCGCCACCAGGTCCTGCTCCACGGACCGGACCGTGTTGATCGGAATGGCAAAACCGATTCCCTGGCCCGCGGTCACCATCGCCGTGTTGATGCCGACCACCTCCCCCCGCGCGTTGAGGAGTGGCCCCCCCGAGTTTCCCGGGTTGATTGACGCGTCGGTCTGGATGAAATCATCCCCGCCCTCGAGGTCCGGTTCCGCGCTGCGCCCGGTCGCGCTCACAACCCCCAGGGTCACGGTGCTCTCCAAGCCGAACGGGTTCCCCACCGCGATGGCGAACTCCCCGACCCTCAGGCGGGAGGAGTCGCCCAGCATCGCCACCGGGAGCTTCCCGGTCGGCTGGATCCGCAGCACGGCCACGTCCGTCCGGACATCCGCCCCGACCACCTTCGCCCGGTACTCGCTTCGATCCGAAAGCCGGACGACGATCTCGTCCGCGTCGCGGATGACGTGCTCGTTGGTGACGATCAGTCCGTCCTCGCCGACGATGACGCCCGACCCGAGGGAGTTCTCGCGGAACCCGCCGTTCTCTTCGAGCAGGTCAACAAGATACTCCGGGGGGCGTCCGTCCGGCGTCCGCACGGATCCCTGCGCACCGCGCGCAAAGCGGGTGACCGTGCGGATGTTGACCACCGAGGGGACGGAGCGCTCCACGGCGGCGACGAGCGCCTGCTGGACCGAGGCGACGCTGGACGACGCCGGAGCGCTCCCCGGCCCTCCGCCGGTGCACGCGGCGAAGATCGGGAGGAGGAGAAGGACGGAGAGAACCGGCCTCGGAACTTTCACCGACCGCCGCCCTTTCCCCGTCTGCCGGTCCCCGCACTGTCCGTTTCCGGATGCGTTGTGAGCCGCGCCGATCGTGCGTACCCGACGTCCTTCTCGATCTGACGCACCAGTTCCTCCACGCTCTTGTACTTCCGCTCGTCGCGGATGCGGTCCCGGAAGCGGACTGTCATCTCTTGCCCGTAGAGATCGCCCTCGAAGTCTATGAGATGCGCCTCCACTCCGAGGGAGTTCTCCCCGAAGGTGGGGTTGAACCCGACGTTGGCCACTCCCCTGCGCGCGACTCCCCCCACGACGGCATCGATCACGTACACCCCCGGCAGCGGGATGAGTTCCTGCACGAACTCGACGTTTGCCGTCGGAAACCCGAGTTTTCGTCCCCGGGCACCGCCGGGGATCACCCGCCCGGATACCGCATACGGTCGGCAAAGAAGCTCCTCGGCCTCCCGCACCCGTCCAGCAAGAAGGAGCTCCCGGATGCGGCTGGAGCTCACGATCGCCCCCCCGCGCAGAAGCGGTGGCACGACATCCACCTCGAACCCGAGCTCGCTCCCGATTCTCCGAAGCATCCCGGGAGACCCCGTCCGGTTTCTTCCGAACGTGAAGTCGTACCCCACCGTGACGAAGCGGGCGCGCAGCCTCTCGTGGACGACCGTCCGGGCGAACTCCTCCGGCCCCATTCCTCCGACCGCCCCGTTGAACGATTCGACGACCAGGACATCAACCCCGAGCTTTTCCATCAGGGACGCCTTTTCCCCCATCGATGTGATCTCGTAGAAGCGCGCCCTGGGGGTGAAGAAACGGACAGGATGTGGCGTGAAAGTGAGCGCGACGGCCTGCAGGCGGAGATCCCGGGCGTGCGCCACGGTACGTCGCAGAAGCTCCCGATGGCCAAGGTGCACCCCGTCGAAATTTCCGATCGTCAGGGAAGTCTCCCCGGGCAGGGAGAAGTTCCCGGACCCCTCGATGACATCCATTCGGCCCGACCGTCCCTCCTCCCGGTCCCGGGCTCCTCCGGCGGGGAATGATAAAGTATGATACTACACGATGAGAACCACACGGAAATATCTGCTCGGTGAAATGACCGGCCCGTTCCTGGTCGGGGTGGGATCCTTCACGGTCGTCGTCCTGCTCCAGCAATTCTCGCGGGTCGCGGACCTGGTGATCGCGAAGGGGGTGCCAACGCCCCTCGTCGGTCGCCTCCTCCTCTCCCTCCTCCCCCAGTTCTTCGAGATCACCCTTCCTGCTTCCCTTCTCCTCGCGGTCCTGCTCGGCCTGGGACGGCTCGCCGCGGACTCGGAGACGGCGGCGCTCTTCTCCGCCGGCGTGGGGATGCGCGGGGTCGCCCTCCCCGTGCTGGTCGCCAGCGTCATCACATGCGCCGCGGTCCTGCTCACAGGATGGCAGGGGATCCCCTGGGGGTACCGCGAGACGCAGCGCACCCTCGCCCGGATCGTCTCCGAACGCGCCGGGGCCGGCGCCTCCGGGCACGTCTTCCGCGAGATCACCTCCGAGGTGCTGGTGTATCCCGACCGGGTCTCCCCGGACGGCCGGCGGATGTCCGGGGTCTTCGTCTCCTTTCGTCCCGTGGGGGACGACCCGCTTCTCGTGTTCGCGCGGGAGGGGCGTTTCGTGCCCGCCACCGGCGACGGGGTGGTGGGTCTGGAGTTGTCCGACGGGACCATCCACGGCGAGCCGACGGGGAAACCGTTGTATCGCGTCGCCTCCTTCGGCCGGATGACGTTCCGGATCCCCCTCGAGGCCTCTTCCATTCAAGGAAGGGACAACCCGAAAGGGATGACCCTCCTCGAGCTGTCAAGGAAGGTCGACGCGACCGGCGCCGGAGGCGCGAACGCCACGTATCGGTACCATTTTCACCGCCGGCTCTCCTTGGCCGTATCCTGCCTCTCCTTCGGTCTGCTCGCGATTCCTCTCGGGTTCTCCCTGCGATCCCGGGGGAAGTCGTCCGCCGTCGGGATCACCGTCGCTCTGTTCCTGTTCTACTACTTGTTCATCGCCGCTGCCGGAGCGATGGAGAGCCGATCCGGCCCCGGGATGATCGCCCTCCTCTGGGCGCCCAACGCCCTCGGGCTCTCCCTTGCCGCGTGGATTCTCTGGCGATCGGAGCACAGCCTGACCCTCTTTCCCCGCTCCTTCGGCGGAGGCCGGCTTCGCAAATGACCGTCCTTTCGCGTTATCTGTTCCGGGAGTTCCTCCGCGCCGCGTTCGCCTGCATCCTCGGCTTCCTCCTCCTGTTCCTTCTGATCGACTTCGTCGATCACGCTGAGAAATTGCTGCAGCACAACGCGGGCATCCGGGAAATCGGATGGTACTACCTTACCCGGATGCCGGGAATGTTCGTGCTGATCTCCCCGGTCGGGACGATGCTGGCCGTGCTGGTCGCCGTCTCCCTGCGCGTGCGCTCGAACGAGCTGACGGCGATCTTTTCCGGGGGGGTGAGCCTGTTCCGTGCCTGTGTGCCGATCCTGGTCGGGTGTGCACTGGTGTCGGCCCTGTCGCTGATCTGCTCCGAGGTGCTGGCCCCGGCCGCGAACCGGCACGCCCGGGAAATCGAGCGCCTCCGCCTGCGGCCGGGAAATGTGGCGGCGCAGTTCTCGGGGAACCGGTACTGGATGCGCGGCAGGCAGGGAATCCTCTCCGCCCAGGTGGTGGACGGTCCGTCCCGGACACTGCGGGGATTCCAGTACATCGAGGTGGACACGGATTTCCGCCCGCTGCGCAGGATCGAATCCCGGGAGGCCCGTCTCCTGTCCGACGGCGTGTGGGAGCTCGCAGAAGGAAAAGAGCGGGTCTTCGGAGAAACGCCGTCGGTGGCGTCGTTTTCCCTCCGGACGTACCGGTTCCCGGATACGATGGACGGGTTCATCGAGGGGGAGACACCACCCGAGGAGATGACCTACGCGCAGCTCTCCGGGTACGTCGAGGAGCTGCGGCGGAAGAGGTACGAGATGACGGGATACGCAACCGACTTGCACGCAAAAATCGCCTACCCATTGTTGAACATCCTCATCAGCATGCTGGCGATCCCCTTCGCCCTGCGCTCGCCCCGGTCAGGCGGCGTTTGGCGCAGCATCGGGCTCGGACTCCTGGTGGGATTTGCCTGCTGGGTCGTCCTGTCGGCATCCCTCTCGCTGGGCAGGAAGGGGATGCTCCCGGCCCTGCTCGCCGCGTGGCTCCCCGGGGTCCTCTTCGCCGTCTCCGGAGCCGCGCTGTTTCGCGGCTTGCGCCGCTAGCGCCCGATACTCAGGTCCCCATTTCCCAGGAGACGAGGTAGTCTCGCTGCTCAGCGGTGAGGCGGTCGATCCGGGCGCCGGAGGCGGCAAGCTTGAGACGCGCGATCTCCCGATCGATCGCTTCGGGGACCATGTGGACGGTGTTCGACAGGGCGTCGTGGTTCCGGACCATGTACTCCGCCGAAAGCGCCTGGTTGGCGAAACTCATGTCCATCACGTTCGCCGGGTGCCCCTCAGCGGCCGCCAGGTTGATCAGACGCCCCTCTCCGAGAACATGGATCGCACGGCCGTCCTTCAGGGCGTACTCCTCGACGAACGGCCTGACCGTGCGCACCGACTTCGCCATCTTCGCCAGCGCGGGGATATCGATCTCGACGTTGAAGTGGCCGGAGTTGCACACGATCGCCCCGTCCTTCATCCGCTCGAAATGCTCCCTCCGGACGACGTGCAGGTTCCCGGTGACGGTGCAGAAGAAGTCCCCGACCTTCGCCGCCTCGGCCATCGGTTCCACCTCGAAGCCGTCCATCAGCGCCTCGAGCGCCGGAAGCGGATCGATCTCCGTGACAATCACGCGAGCACCCATTCCCCGG
This genomic interval from Candidatus Deferrimicrobium sp. contains the following:
- a CDS encoding Do family serine endopeptidase, translated to MKVPRPVLSVLLLLPIFAACTGGGPGSAPASSSVASVQQALVAAVERSVPSVVNIRTVTRFARGAQGSVRTPDGRPPEYLVDLLEENGGFRENSLGSGVIVGEDGLIVTNEHVIRDADEIVVRLSDRSEYRAKVVGADVRTDVAVLRIQPTGKLPVAMLGDSSRLRVGEFAIAVGNPFGLESTVTLGVVSATGRSAEPDLEGGDDFIQTDASINPGNSGGPLLNARGEVVGINTAMVTAGQGIGFAIPINTVRSVEQDLVAHGTVRRGWLGLGIQVLPPDLADAFGAKGEKGILVNRVVPGSPAERGGVRMGDILVSFGKARISGVKEFQRLVAATAPGSPVTLEVLREGKRVAATVTVEEAEKQAEGRRPPPREPVDPLGMAVRAVPKHLLREMELRGGVEVTFVETASPAWDGGVREGDVLLSINRETVRGLDEYRKAVSRLPKGRPAFALVYREGAQLYVALKSR
- a CDS encoding bifunctional riboflavin kinase/FAD synthetase, with protein sequence MDVIEGSGNFSLPGETSLTIGNFDGVHLGHRELLRRTVAHARDLRLQAVALTFTPHPVRFFTPRARFYEITSMGEKASLMEKLGVDVLVVESFNGAVGGMGPEEFARTVVHERLRARFVTVGYDFTFGRNRTGSPGMLRRIGSELGFEVDVVPPLLRGGAIVSSSRIRELLLAGRVREAEELLCRPYAVSGRVIPGGARGRKLGFPTANVEFVQELIPLPGVYVIDAVVGGVARRGVANVGFNPTFGENSLGVEAHLIDFEGDLYGQEMTVRFRDRIRDERKYKSVEELVRQIEKDVGYARSARLTTHPETDSAGTGRRGKGGGR
- a CDS encoding LptF/LptG family permease; amino-acid sequence: MRTTRKYLLGEMTGPFLVGVGSFTVVVLLQQFSRVADLVIAKGVPTPLVGRLLLSLLPQFFEITLPASLLLAVLLGLGRLAADSETAALFSAGVGMRGVALPVLVASVITCAAVLLTGWQGIPWGYRETQRTLARIVSERAGAGASGHVFREITSEVLVYPDRVSPDGRRMSGVFVSFRPVGDDPLLVFAREGRFVPATGDGVVGLELSDGTIHGEPTGKPLYRVASFGRMTFRIPLEASSIQGRDNPKGMTLLELSRKVDATGAGGANATYRYHFHRRLSLAVSCLSFGLLAIPLGFSLRSRGKSSAVGITVALFLFYYLFIAAAGAMESRSGPGMIALLWAPNALGLSLAAWILWRSEHSLTLFPRSFGGGRLRK
- the lptG gene encoding LPS export ABC transporter permease LptG translates to MTVLSRYLFREFLRAAFACILGFLLLFLLIDFVDHAEKLLQHNAGIREIGWYYLTRMPGMFVLISPVGTMLAVLVAVSLRVRSNELTAIFSGGVSLFRACVPILVGCALVSALSLICSEVLAPAANRHAREIERLRLRPGNVAAQFSGNRYWMRGRQGILSAQVVDGPSRTLRGFQYIEVDTDFRPLRRIESREARLLSDGVWELAEGKERVFGETPSVASFSLRTYRFPDTMDGFIEGETPPEEMTYAQLSGYVEELRRKRYEMTGYATDLHAKIAYPLLNILISMLAIPFALRSPRSGGVWRSIGLGLLVGFACWVVLSASLSLGRKGMLPALLAAWLPGVLFAVSGAALFRGLRR
- a CDS encoding adenosylhomocysteinase, producing the protein TAALMQVLAAGGAKVALCASNPLSTQDEAAASLVKHDGIIVYAIKGENRKTYYRHILKALAVGPHMTMDDGADLVSMVHSEKKEYLKEIIGGTEETTTGVIRLSAMGEKGVLRYPIIAVNEAKTKHFFDNRYGTGQSTLDGILRATNRLLAGSCFVVAGYGWCGRGLAMRARGMGARVIVTEIDPLPALEALMDGFEVEPMAEAAKVGDFFCTVTGNLHVVRREHFERMKDGAIVCNSGHFNVEIDIPALAKMAKSVRTVRPFVEEYALKDGRAIHVLGEGRLINLAAAEGHPANVMDMSFANQALSAEYMVRNHDALSNTVHMVPEAIDREIARLKLAASGARIDRLTAEQRDYLVSWEMGT